The nucleotide sequence AGAAAACCCACCACGGCCATGTCGCGGTACAGGCCACCGGGCGCATGCTGTTCAACTTCAAGGAAGCGGCGTCGGTGTTCGTGGTTAACATCCGCTGCGGCCTGCTGGGCTTCATTCTCGGCGTGCTGCCGGGCGCTGGTGCAACCCTGGCCAGTGCCGTGGCCTACATGACCGAGAAGAAGCTAGCTGGCGACAAAGGCAAGTTCGGCAAGGGTGACATGCGCGGCCTGGCCGCCCCGGAAACCGCCATCGGCGCGTCCGCCTGCGGCGCCATGGTGCCGATGCTGACCCTCGGCGTACCCGGCTCGGGCACCACCGCGGTGATGATCGGCGCACTGACGCTGTACAACATCACCCCCGGGCCGATGCTGTTCCAGAACCAGCCTGACATCGTATGGGGCCTGATCGCCTCGCTGTTCATCGCCAACATCATGCTGGTGATCCTCAACATCCCGATGATTCGCCTGTTCACCCGCATCCTCAACGTGCCGAACTGGGTGCTGGTGCCGGTGATCGCGATCATCACCTCGATCGGCGTCTACGCCGTGCACGCCACCACCTTCGACCTGTTCCTGATGGTCGCCATCGGCATCTTCGGCTACATCCTGCGCAAGCTCGACTTCCCGCTGTCGCCGCTGCTGCTGGGCTTCATCCTCGGCGGGCTGATGGAGCAGAACCTGCGCCGCGCGCTGTCGATCTCCAACGGCGAGCTGGGCATCCTCTGGTCCAGCCCGATCGCCATCGGCACCTGGGCCCTGGTGCTGGTGATGCTGGCCGTGCCGCTGGTGCGCATCTGGCGTCGTCGTGCCAAACAACCCCAGGAGCTGGCCGATGCCTGACGGCTGGCGCGCCTGGTGGCCAACGCCCCTGGTGGGCGCGGTGGGTGGGCTGCTCGCCAGCCTCGCCCACTGGCCGCTGCCGTGGATGATCGGCGCGCTGGTGGCGGTGATTCTGTTCCGCTGCAGCACGCCTTGGCTGATCCGTGATCTGCCGGGCGGGCGCAAGACCGGGCAATGGATCATTGGCATCGGCATCGGCCTGCACTTCTCCCCCGCCGTGGTCGAGCAGGTGCTGGCGCATTTCTGGCTGATCCTCTTCGGCGCGCTGTTCACAACGCTGTCCAGCGCCATCGCCGTATGGCTGTTGCGGCGTACCGGCGAAGACCCGGCCACCGCATTCTTCTCCTGCATGCCGGGTGGATCGGGCGAGATGGTCAACCTCGGCCAGCGCAATGGCGCCAACGCTGCGCGCGTGGCCGCGGCGCAAAGCCTGCGCGTGGTCGCCGTGGTGCTCTGCGTGCCGGCGGTATTCAAGCTGCTGCTCGGCGATGGCCCGGCGACGCACCCGGAGGTGCCGGTGGACTGGCTCTGGCTGGCCCTGCTGGTTCCCGCCGGCGGGCTGCTGGCTCTGCTTTGGCAGCGCCTCAGGCAACCCAACCCCTGGCTGTTCGGGCCGCTACTGGTCAGTGCCAGCGCCAGCATTCTCTATGACCTGCACAGCGGTCTGC is from Pseudomonas sp. PDM14 and encodes:
- a CDS encoding tripartite tricarboxylate transporter permease, producing the protein MDTLSYLGQGFGVALSPYNLITALVGTLIGTVVGLLPGVGPINGVALLIPVAFALGLPPESALILLAAVYLGCEYGGRISSILLNIPGEASTVMTTLDGYPMARQGMAGVALSLSAWSSFIGAFIATCGMVLFAPLLAKWAIAFGPAEYFVLMVFAIVALGGMAGDKPMKTFIAALLGLFLSTIGIDANSGVYRFTFDSIHVADGIQFVVLVLGLFSVSEILLLLEKTHHGHVAVQATGRMLFNFKEAASVFVVNIRCGLLGFILGVLPGAGATLASAVAYMTEKKLAGDKGKFGKGDMRGLAAPETAIGASACGAMVPMLTLGVPGSGTTAVMIGALTLYNITPGPMLFQNQPDIVWGLIASLFIANIMLVILNIPMIRLFTRILNVPNWVLVPVIAIITSIGVYAVHATTFDLFLMVAIGIFGYILRKLDFPLSPLLLGFILGGLMEQNLRRALSISNGELGILWSSPIAIGTWALVLVMLAVPLVRIWRRRAKQPQELADA
- a CDS encoding AbrB family transcriptional regulator — protein: MPDGWRAWWPTPLVGAVGGLLASLAHWPLPWMIGALVAVILFRCSTPWLIRDLPGGRKTGQWIIGIGIGLHFSPAVVEQVLAHFWLILFGALFTTLSSAIAVWLLRRTGEDPATAFFSCMPGGSGEMVNLGQRNGANAARVAAAQSLRVVAVVLCVPAVFKLLLGDGPATHPEVPVDWLWLALLVPAGGLLALLWQRLRQPNPWLFGPLLVSASASILYDLHSGLPPGASQVGQLLIGSGLGCHFDRAFFRRAPSFLARTLLGTALMIGAATACALGLGWLTQLDIRSLTLGMMPGGIAEMSLTAETLMLSVPLVTALQVLRLLLVLFLAEPLFRLWQRRSG